One genomic window of Actinoplanes lobatus includes the following:
- a CDS encoding type IV pilus modification PilV family protein gives MRATGDRSDGGETLIELIVAIALMSTAVVAVLGSLVTAITVSDIHRKQTTAGVTLHNYAEAITRTVDAGGYPAGCGALTASFTPPAGYSASIKKVGYWTGSAWSSGCSTDRGLRQLTLEVASSDSRAVENLVIVVRKPCGLADALCG, from the coding sequence ATGCGGGCCACCGGAGACCGCTCGGACGGCGGCGAGACGCTGATCGAACTGATCGTCGCGATCGCGCTCATGTCGACCGCCGTGGTGGCCGTGCTCGGCAGTCTCGTCACCGCCATCACGGTGTCCGACATCCATCGCAAGCAGACCACGGCCGGCGTCACCCTGCACAACTACGCCGAGGCGATCACCCGTACCGTCGACGCCGGCGGATATCCCGCCGGATGCGGCGCGCTCACCGCGAGCTTCACCCCGCCGGCCGGCTATTCCGCGTCGATCAAGAAGGTCGGCTACTGGACCGGGTCCGCGTGGTCGAGCGGCTGTTCGACGGACCGCGGGCTGCGGCAGCTCACGCTGGAGGTCGCGAGCAGCGACTCGCGGGCCGTCGAGAATCTCGTCATCGTGGTGCGCAAGCCGTGCGGACTGGCGGACGCGCTATGCGGCTGA
- a CDS encoding prepilin-type N-terminal cleavage/methylation domain-containing protein, translating to MRLTPRTARDDAGFTLIELLIVVAITAVIVVPLGNALILYFRNTDATAARMSLSHDAQISAAYLARDVAAVGLRDLDTAGPGGTIPFKASIQVNAAFDAGGQVCGTSATPAAKIRLLADDWDASTSPATRDTRIVAYYLAPAGTVSELHRLVCADGATTDIVVAHHVDPATFTVSCASPTTCESASVPQTVTLAFSATLPGADPYPITLTGHRRQQ from the coding sequence ATGCGGCTGACTCCCCGGACCGCGCGCGACGACGCCGGCTTCACCCTGATCGAACTGCTGATCGTGGTCGCCATCACCGCGGTCATCGTGGTCCCGCTGGGCAACGCGCTGATCCTGTACTTCCGGAACACCGACGCCACCGCCGCCCGGATGTCGCTGTCCCACGACGCCCAGATCAGCGCCGCCTACCTGGCCCGCGACGTGGCCGCGGTCGGCCTGCGGGACCTGGACACGGCCGGGCCCGGCGGAACCATCCCGTTCAAGGCCTCGATCCAGGTGAACGCGGCCTTCGACGCCGGCGGCCAGGTCTGCGGCACCTCGGCGACACCCGCCGCGAAGATCCGGCTGCTCGCCGACGACTGGGACGCCTCGACCAGCCCGGCCACCCGTGACACCCGGATCGTGGCGTACTACCTCGCGCCGGCCGGCACGGTGAGCGAACTGCACCGGCTGGTCTGCGCCGACGGCGCCACCACCGACATCGTCGTCGCCCACCACGTCGACCCGGCGACCTTCACCGTGTCCTGCGCGAGCCCCACGACCTGCGAGAGCGCCTCGGTGCCGCAGACGGTGACCCTCGCCTTCTCGGCCACGCTGCCGGGCGCGGACCCGTACCCGATCACCCTCACCGGCCACCGGAGGCAACAGTGA